In Ptychodera flava strain L36383 chromosome 6, AS_Pfla_20210202, whole genome shotgun sequence, the sequence agagagagagagagagagagaggagagagagagagagagagagagagagagagagagagtgagagggagagagagagagagtgagagggagagagaggggaaGGGAGGGGAGGGAGATGGCTGTGCTCGATGCAGAAGCGCGAACAAAGGAACACTTCAGATGACTAAATTATCAATACGataaaaatatggcaaaaatatcCGGAAGGGAAGCTTAAGTGATGCCAGCGAAATGACGATTGCGTTCCGTTGGCGAAAATCTGAACAAGGCTTATAGGCATATTATGATCACTTGTACAGTATTTACATATCAATATTTGACATCTCAATATATGGGCGCTGGATACTGTAAGGCCGAAGTTATTTTGGTAAACAGGTGTACACTTAACAATACGACAAccaagaaataaataaacatatatgagtgagacatatatatatatatatatatatatatatatatatatatatatatatatatatatatatatatatatatatatatagttatatatatatatatatatatatatatatatatatatatatatatatatatatatatatatatatatatatatatatagtgttacATAATATTTACATGTTAAAGTTCTCTTCATTTTTGTCAGACGTGATTGGGTTGTACTTAATTGACCTGATAATTCATATAATGGCCAGCTGAATAGTGTTCGCTCTACGAAAGTGAAGCCAAAACAAACATATAATTTTAAAGTTATTACCGCCAACCTTGAAAAAGTAATTGAGTCTTTCACGAAATGCGTACATCTTCCTCGAGGCGATAAACTCCCATTTCGTCTCCGCTACTTGTCGATATCTCAAGTCATAGAATGATGTGCAGTGCGCTGTAAAATATAGCCAATAATCTAATACAACTCTAATTGTATCACGTCTTGCATTTTTACAGCAAGATGCGGTTGAAGATCAAACCGCATCACACATCAGTGCCACTGATTTTCTGTAATAAACTTGAATGTTGTTGAGTGTGACGTTCATTTACGACGGTCTGGCATACACACACACCCTAAATTGAAATTGGGCCTATTGAACCAAGATCCAACTGTTCGTGAAAAGCCAAATGGTACTGACACtgaaaacttgattttttttacggTCATTGTATGTTCAAGGTTTTTTTTTCGGGAGCCTTCGATTGTGGTGATGTAGCTTAAAGCCGTAGAATAATCCACAAGCCGTTCTCTGTCAACCCTCTTCAGAAAGGCAAGGACGAGAGTCTCGTATACCGTAGCTGCACAGTCTTTCAAACAGATGATGATGTCAGTCTACAAACATAACGACGTTTGAAATTCCAAAGGAAGTCGTTTGCGCTGACCTGGACACGTAAACTCCACCGATTTATCAACATAAGCAAATCGTGACTGGGAACTTAACAGTTGCCCTGTGGTTATACGATAAGGATTTTACAAATGTTCGACAACCAATAAATCTGTGCAACTCGTATTCTGTTCACAGTctttaaagtgaattttccaACCAAGGAAATGATCATTATGTATATATGCCCCGTCTAGCTTTCCAGTCCAGCTTCGCTTGCATGATTTCAATCTCACACAGTTGCAAGCAATCCTGGTGAAGTTGATCTCCAAAGTGTCATCTGTAGATTGTCATCACACACACAcccgtgtttttttttcattgcgtgaATATACATTACTGTATTTTGTGTGTGAAGCGGTGGAGGGCGACACCTGCGGTACGTTTCGTTCGCAGTTAACGCCTCCTGTTTCCATACTTCGTTCGAAGCGAGGTCTCCTTTTCCCGTCTGTGTTTGCTGTCTTGTGTGCGCACCTGGCGGTAGTCGAGGGACGTCTGCCTCGTGCGTGAGATCGAACGTCGGTCCGAGGAGGAACGTCCGAGATGTTCGATTGACAAGCATGACACTGTTTAATAAATGCGTCCCGATATTTGGTGCTGGTGGCATTGTAAATGATTGGATTCACGGCAGAGTTGAACATTAAGATGATTATCGTTACCTCATTCAGGCACGTCAGCAAGTCCTGGATGTTTATCTCGTCTTCCAGCAGATCGTAGAACGCGGCCATCTGAAAAACTATCCGGGGAAATATACAGGTGAAATATACCGCGGCCGTGACGATGCAGAGCCGCATTACCTGGCTTCGGTCTCTAATGTTCGTTGGGGAGTACGCGATATCGTAGGTGGACATCTTCAAACGTTTGGCTGCTATCGTGTATAAAACTATCACCACCATCAGCGACAGGAAAAACGTTACAACCTCGACAATGGTGTACGCATAATTGACGATGAGTATCACCCCGTCGCTCGGTTTTTCCATGTAGCAGCGGAGGAGCCCCGACAGACCGATGGCTGCCCCGAACACCCACGACGACAGAACCAGAATGATGACACGCGAGGACTTCTTCAAGCCCTTGGATTGCCTTGTGAACGGTTTACATATAGCCAGGTAGCGTTCTATGCTTATGAACATGACCGAGAGTATCGAGCTGGAGTACGAAGGGGTTGTGCTACCCCACCGTACGCACTGTAGTATTTCCCGATTTCCTTTTTCGTGAATCCAGTCGGTATCGGCGTACCAGTCCTCGCGACAAATCGTGTGTCCGAGGAGATACAGCAAATCGGACGTCGCCAGACTTATCAGAAAATAATTCGTGGCGTTCCTCATGTACGGAATTCGACATACGACCAGCATGAACGTTACGTTACCAATAATTCCTATGGTCCCTACGACAGCCGCGATGAGGTCTAGAGTCGAGTTATCGACGGAGCAAACGTCGAAAGAATAGTTGCCCATCTCGAAGCTGTTGTTGAGAAAGCACGACTTCAGGCTGGAATTCACCCCTATATTCTCACACATAACTGACATCCTCGGCTAGGTAGACCCGTTCTT encodes:
- the LOC139134448 gene encoding neuropeptide CCHamide-2 receptor-like; amino-acid sequence: MSVMCENIGVNSSLKSCFLNNSFEMGNYSFDVCSVDNSTLDLIAAVVGTIGIIGNVTFMLVVCRIPYMRNATNYFLISLATSDLLYLLGHTICREDWYADTDWIHEKGNREILQCVRWGSTTPSYSSSILSVMFISIERYLAICKPFTRQSKGLKKSSRVIILVLSSWVFGAAIGLSGLLRCYMEKPSDGVILIVNYAYTIVEVVTFFLSLMVVIVLYTIAAKRLKMSTYDIAYSPTNIRDRSQVMRLCIVTAAVYFTCIFPRIVFQMAAFYDLLEDEINIQDLLTCLNEMTLWRSTSPGLLATV